Proteins co-encoded in one Metabacillus sp. KUDC1714 genomic window:
- the folE2 gene encoding GTP cyclohydrolase FolE2, whose amino-acid sequence MMTRKINLPPKKERHKLFGSVEPGLKLKPTEKEHMPDLQNAKMDFLFTIDSVGISNVKHPIMLKSDLNPKQQTTIASFKMTSKISHDSKGTNMSRFTEQLEKYRQNGGFTPSIKSLFDFTKELAERLKQKDASIEIKFPWFYERKGPSSELIGLNHAEATITVSYVKDVGFTSSASLTCAVTTLCPCSKEISEYSAHNQRGYVTMNVEFTEDYNEEKDWKAVLLNAAESNASAMIHPVLKRPDEKMVTETAYENPRFVEDMVRLVAADLYELDFVQAFTVECRNEESIHLHDAIASLSYRKD is encoded by the coding sequence ATGATGACAAGAAAGATAAACTTGCCACCGAAAAAGGAACGCCATAAGCTATTTGGCTCTGTTGAACCAGGTTTAAAACTTAAACCTACTGAAAAGGAACATATGCCAGATTTACAAAATGCTAAAATGGACTTCCTTTTTACTATAGACTCAGTAGGAATTAGCAATGTAAAACATCCTATTATGTTAAAATCAGACCTAAACCCAAAACAGCAAACGACGATTGCTAGTTTTAAAATGACGAGTAAAATCTCCCATGATTCAAAAGGAACGAATATGAGTCGATTTACGGAACAACTTGAAAAATATCGTCAAAATGGAGGGTTCACCCCTTCTATTAAAAGTTTGTTTGATTTCACAAAAGAACTTGCTGAACGTCTTAAACAAAAAGATGCAAGCATTGAAATTAAATTCCCATGGTTTTACGAAAGAAAAGGACCAAGCTCTGAATTAATTGGTTTAAATCATGCAGAGGCAACAATTACCGTTTCCTATGTTAAAGATGTTGGATTTACTAGTTCTGCGTCGTTAACGTGTGCTGTTACAACCCTTTGTCCATGTTCTAAAGAAATAAGTGAATATAGTGCACATAATCAACGTGGTTATGTAACCATGAATGTGGAGTTCACCGAAGATTACAATGAGGAAAAAGACTGGAAAGCAGTGTTATTAAACGCTGCAGAATCAAATGCAAGTGCGATGATTCATCCTGTACTAAAACGTCCTGATGAAAAGATGGTAACAGAGACAGCCTATGAAAACCCACGATTTGTTGAAGATATGGTAAGGCTAGTCGCTGCTGATTTATATGAATTGGATTTTGTCCAAGCATTTACAGTTGAATGCCGCAACGAAGA